In bacterium, the genomic window ATAATCCATGGCCCTGATACTCCTGCTAGTTGCACTGGCGCCCGGTTTCTTCCTTCTCTGGTATTTCTGGCACCGCGACCGGTACGAACCGGAACCAAAGAAAAAGATCATCCTCACTTTTATCCTGGGCGCGGTCATGGTGATCCCGGCGATATTGATCGAGGTCTTGCTGGAACGCGGCGCAAACGCCCTGGCTGCCGGAGTACTCAATATTTTTCTGGTTTCGTTCATTGTAGTTGCGCCGACCGAAGAACTGCTTAAATTTTTCGTCATCAAGCAATGGGTATACAATTCAGTAGAGTTCGATGAAGTGATGGACGGCATTGTCTACGCCGTATCGACATCTCTTGGTTTTGCCACACTGGAAAATATCTTTTACGTATTTCAACACGGTATCAGCACCGGCATAATCCGGGCGTTCCTGGCCGTCCCCGGACACGCGTTTTACGCCGCGATCATGGGATATTATCTTGGCCTTGCCAAGTTCGCGCCGTGCAAAAAAGGGCGGCTCATATTAACCGGCATCTTATTGGCAATATTTTTTCATGGCTTATACGATTTTCTGTTATTCACGAAGACCGCGCTGGCTGTGCTGGTCATACCTTTGATCATCGCGCTTGGTTTTATCGTAAGAAAGAACGTAAAAACCGCTGAAGTCCAGAGCAAGACGCGGCTGGATGAAGAAAATAAATGCTCATGACCAACTTTTATTAAAAAAGAGGAGAAATTGATGGCAAAATTATTGAACGGCAAGGAAACATCCGAAAAGATGCGCAGCGAAATGAAGGTGGAAGTCGCCAGGCTCAAGGAAAAATACAACCTCACCCCCGGGCTTGCGGTCATCCTGGTAGGTGATCATCCGCCTTCGGTCTCATACGTCAAATCAAAGGAACAGGCATGCGCCGATATCGGGGTGCTCTCCAAGAAATACAAGTTCGCTGCCGATTATCCCCAAACCGATCTGCTGAAGCTCATCGATGATCTCAACCGCGATCCTTCGGTCCACGGCATACTGGTGCAAGTCCCTTTGCCCGGTCACGTCGACGAGAAAAAAGTTCTTTACGCCATTGACCCGGCCAAGGATGTCGATGGTTTTCATCCCGTCAATATCGGGAAAATGATGATCGGCGGCGACTGTTTTCTGCCCTGCACGCCTTTCGGCATCCAGCAGCTGATGCTGCAGAACGGGATCGACGTTGGCGGTAAACATGTTGTCATCGTGGGCCGTAGCAATATCGTCGGCAAACCACTGGCGATGATGCTGATCCAGAAAAAAAGGGGAGCGAATGCTACGGTCACAATATGCCACACCGGCACGAAAGATCTGGCGCGGCATGTAGGGCAGGCGGATATCCTGGTGCTGGCGGCAGGTAAACCAAACACCGTGACCGCGGACATGATCAGCGATGGCGCCGTCGTTATCATCGTCGGCCAAAACTGGATCGAGGACAAGACCAAAAAAAGCGGTTTCCGGGTCATCGGCGACGTGGATTTCGAAGCAGCCAGTCACAAGGCCAGTGCGATCACCCCGGTGCTCGGCGGTGTCGGTCCGATGACGATCACCATGCTCATGCACAACACGATCCTGTCGGCAAAACGGCACGCCGGCATAGATTGAAAACTGCGGCGCGATGGGTCCTGGAATCAAGACCATCAGCTACAGCGCGACCCGGAATGAGATAATCGTTCTCGACCAGACCCGGCTTCCCGGCCGCGTATCGTTCGTCGCATTAAGAACTCCCGAAGATGTCTTCCAGGCCATCCGTAAACTCATGGTCAGGGGAGCGCCTTTGATCGGCGTGGCTGCCGCCTACGGCGTTGTCCTCGCGGCCAAAAAAGGAAACCTCAGGGAAATCCTGCATGCCGCCGACCTTATAAGATCGGCTCGGCCCACGGCGGTCAATCTGTCCTGGGCCATCGAAAGGATGAAGACCGCAGCCATGGCATCTCTCAGTCCTGGAAAAAATAGGGGATCGGTCTCCACCATGCTGCTGCAGGAAGCCCGAAACATTGAGAACGAGGATAAAACTGCCTGCCGGCGGATCGGCAGATTTGGAGCCCGGTTGATCAAGAACGGTATGAAGGTCATGGTTTACTGTAATGCCGGTGCCCTCGCGACATCCGGTATTGGCACGGCGCTGGGCGTGCTTTATACTGCGCGGAGGCAGCGCAAACGGTTTTCGGTCTATGCCTGCGAGACCAGGCCGCTGCTCCAGGGCGCCCGCTTAACGACATGGGAATTGAACCGCGCCGCGATCGAGGCGTTTTGCATCTGCGACAACATGGCGGCAGCATTCATGCCCCAGATCGGCTGTATTCTTGTCGGCGCTGACCGCGTCGCGGCCAACGGCGACACCGCCAACAAGATCGGGACCCGCGGACTTGCGATCATAGCGAAATACCACCGGGTGCCGATATACGTCGTCGCGCCGGTTTCGAGCTTCGATCTTCATACTGCTTGCGGCTGCGGCATTCCCATCGAACAGAGACCGGAGGAGGAGATCACGACCATTAATGATGCCCGGATCACAGCCGCAGGAACTCATATCCGCAACCCAGCGTTCGATATAACGCCCGCTTCGCTCATCACTGCCTTTGTATCGGACCGGGGAATTATATCGCCGCCTTTTAGAAAGAACATAAAACAGCGTCTGAGCCGCACCTGAGATGCCATGCTGATGTTCGCCGCGCTGCTGATCACGTTTATCCCGGATGACAACCTGCCGCCGCTGCCCGATCCGACGCAGGTCGTGTTCCCCGAACCACCCGTATTCATTGAACCGGAACCCGGCTATTTATGCCTGTTTGGATTGGCTGGCAACCGCTATACTGCCGGATGCACAGCCAGTGTGCGTGGTCTTGTAACCAGCATCTCTTTCGACCAGCATGATCTGTGGTCATTGTGCCGGACCGAAGCCGCGGCGGCGTCATACTCGTCATCGGTCACGCACTTTTACTTCAAGCCGGCAATCCGGTACTTCCGGGAAGCCCTTGTGGACACTACGAGTCTGACCCGGCCGATGCTTGATCTGTATCTTATGGCGCCACGGTTCGTGACATATGGAAACATCGCAGCCAGCCGCTGGAAGATCAATGGCAATAACTACAATGAAAACAACGGCAGGCTGGGCATGGTCTTTGACCGCACCATCTATTTACCATCACTAGACATCGCCATTTGGCAATCCGGCACGACCGTGAAATCAAGCTGGACAGGATCGATCAACATCAACCGTCTTCATGCTGGCGTTGAGTCTCCCCTGCCCTATGGTTTTCCGTCGCCGCGCCTGTTCATCGCCTACCGCCAGCCGGCCATGAAACTGCAGGCTTCAGTTAAGTCCGGGATCGATATTAGATCGCTCAATGATCTATATGAACCGGAGCGCCCTTTTCACCTGCCCTATCCGGTGCCGGACGAAAGCCTTAGGATACGTGCCGACCTTGAATGTACATTTGATTACATCCAACAACGTATGCAGCTCGGTATGACGTATCGGAACAACAAAACCCGGCTTGTGGTCCAAGGCGACATGTCCTACAGAACCATTTGTATGATCGAAGAAATCGCTGCCTTTGTCAAAACCGAGAACAAACTGACCGCTGGCATCTTCACTGGCCGGAACTTACTGACGGGACGCTATGCGTGGACTTCATTTCCGGTCCTCTACCAGCCGCGATTTGAGCTCAACGATCAGATAGAATTACGCTGCGGACCTGCTTTTGTGCGTACCGTGGTATCCCTGCTTCTGGCAAGAAGAGGCGTGAACGCGACACTTCCAGACCTGCTTTTGCTTGACCTGCGGCAGTGCGGTTTTACATACCATTGGATGACCGTATACGCAGCCGTGGATAACGTAACAGACATAAGTAAAAACCTCTATGATGGTTATGGGTTATCGCCGCGAAGCTATGCCGGCGGTATTGATATCAATTTTTGGTTCTAAGACCTTAACACGCGCATCATTTGCCGGTGGATCAGTCCGTTCGTTCCCAGTACTTCATTTCCATAGATATTGAAGGACCGGCCTTTGAAATCGGAGATGTGGCCGCCCGATTCCCTCAGGATCAGGCTGCCGGCGGCCTGGTCCCATGGTGACAACTTAAGCTCCCAATACCCATCGAACCTTCCGCAGGCCGTATAACAGAGGTCCAGGGCAGCCGAACCCAACCGGCGCACGGCCTGGGCTCGGACGGCAAAACGGGCGAAATGGTCCAGGTTATTGATCCGACTACGCCGCACGTCGTATGGAAAACCGGTCACCAACAGGCTTTGTTCCAGTCGCCGCGTCGACGAGACATGGATCCTTTTGCCGTTCAGATATGCACCGCCGTGACGGATCGCCGAAAACAGCTCATTCCTGGTTGGATCGTAAACAATACCGATCACGATCTCACTTTCTATCTCCAGCCCAACCGAAAGTGCCCAGATCGGCAGGTTATGGGCGAAATTGGTCGTGCCGTCCAAGGGATCGATTACCCACCGGATCGCGGATGAACCTTTAATGTCGATCGCTTCCTCGCTCAACACGCCGAAACCCGGAAATCGGTGCCTTAACTCTGTGAGCAGCATCGTTTGCGATCTACGGTCGAACTGGGTTACGAGATCGACTTCACTTTTATAACGGATCGTCTTTTGTTCGGACGATGCGCGCCGGATCAAATCACCGGTTCGGCGCACAATGAGGCATGCCGCTTCGCGGATCGGACGCAGAGAGCGTCTATCGGTCCTGAACCGGGTCATCGCGTTGGTTTTTCTTCAACAGGATCTCCGGTTTTATCAGAGGCCTTATCTTATCCGCTTCCTCTTTGGCCATCCTGCCGTATCTTGAGTTAATATCGATCTTCATACAATTTTCGAAATGCTGGACCGCCTTTTCGAATTCGTACCTTTTCATTTCCGTGCAACCCATATAGTAATGGGCTTCCTGTAGGTTCGACCCCAGCTTGAGCGCCTGTTCGAAGAAACGGACCGCGTCCGTGTACATGGTCCGCTCATAGTAAACCAACCCCAGGTAAAAATTGGCGTACAAGGACGCCATTTTGTCCTTTTTCTGCTTGGCGGCCTTGGTCAGGTGTTCGATCGCCTCGCCCCAGATGCCCTTTTTGTAGCATATGTATCCCAGGTTATTCAGGGCGAAAGCATTTTCCGGATCACCGGTAATGACCTGCTGAAAATACATCATCGCCTGGTCATATTTTTCTTTATTCATCAAAATAAGACCCATCAAGCCAAGCGCGCGGATATTCTTGGGATCGATCCCGAGGGCTTGCTGCAGGACCTTGCCTGCTTCCTCGTAATCCTCGATGCAGATAAGGTTCCAACCTCGGTCCAGCAGCGTCGCCATGTCCAATTCCGCCGATGTGCGTGATTTGACGAACGAATAGAATTTCGCCACATCACCGCTTGCCGACTTGCGGTTCTTAAACTCGGTGGCGATCTTTTTCAGCTGTTCCTGGCTAGCCGTAAGGCTCTTGATCGCGCTGGCAACATCGATGAAAAGCCTCTTTATCTCCTCACGAATAGCATTTTCCTGATCCGGACCGCCGGTTTTGATCAGCTGCTGCAGGGCTTCAATGCGCTTTTTCAGATCATCACTCATGATGGATCAGCTCCATGATCTTTTTAGGAATCAACTCCAGTGGCAGGATGAAATCAACCGTTCCCTGGTCGATCGCGGCTTGAGGCATGCTCTGGATCGCAGCCTGACGCGGGTCCTGAACGATCGTGATGCCGCCCTGATCTTTGATCTTTTTCAGCCCGGCGGCGCCATCGTGACCCATACCCGTGAGTACGATGCCGATCGCGCGTTTACCAAGAACGGCGGCCATAGAATCAAAAAGAATGTCGGCCGAAGGTTTGACGCCATGAATCGTCGGTTCATCGGTAAGCTGCACCGATTCCCCGTCGCGCGTAATCCTGAGATGCATGCCGCCTGGCGCGACCAGCACCTCATCGGGCAGCAAGGCATCTCCGCTGCTGGCTTCTTTGACCACAAAACTCGCCCGTTCGTTGAGGTGCGCGGCTAGCGTGGCGGTGAAAAATTTCGGCATGTGTTGAACAATAAGGATCCTCAGGCCGCTCTTCTCCGGTAATGACGGGATCAGATAATTCAAAGCACGCACGCCACCCGTTGACGCTGCCACGCCAACGATGTATCGGCTCTGTTTCTCGATGCGGACCACAGCGGCACGGTCGCCGAGAACGGGTACCTTCGCATCCGCTACGGTCCTGAGTTTCTGGACCAGGATATCGCGGTACTGATAGATGTCGATGGAGATCGGTCCGCTGGGTTTGGTGAAAAAATCGACCGCGCCCATAGCCAGCGACCTGATTGTCAATTCCGCTCCCTCCTTGGTGTGCGCGGACAGCATAAGGATGGGCACGGAATAGGACTGCATGATCTTCGTCAGCAAAACCAGCCCGTTTTCACCCGGTAACTCGTAGTCCAGCGTCACAATATCCGGTTTCGTTTTTATGAATTTTGCCCAGCCCTCGGTAACGTCGCGAGCGTAACCGCATACTTCAAAATCATCACATGTGTTTATGATGTCACCGATCACGCGCTGCATCAAGATCGAATCCTCGACGATGAGAACCTTCTTCTTCATAGGCTCCGAATGGTGCGAATGATAGCTAATACTACGAATGAAATATCATTCGGCCTATTCGCTGTCATTCGTCCGTATTCGTGTTTTTTCATAAGACCTTTTCCCCATGCCGGTACGATTTCACGGTCACGGTCCCAGTCCCGATATTGAACAGAACTGTCCTCCCCCAGCTGCCCAGAACATCTTCCGCGACGATCGGGATATTAGCTTTCTTGAGCTCATCGCGCGTCTCATTAACGTTCCGCTTTCCGATCGCTTGTTTTAGGAAATTCTCGAACATGGTCGCACCGCCCACGATCTTCGCAACCGCTTCACTGGCACTAACGCCGAACCGGCCGAATCCCCTGATTAATTCCATTACCGCTCCCCGCGGATATTTCCAGCTGTGATCATTGCCAGCCGGCAACAATACGTGTGCCAGGCCTCCCACGCGCTTTTGTTCATTGTAAAGGATGATCACGACGCACGATCCCACGCCGTACGCGGTCAGGACGATATCCCCCTGTTCGACCTTCACGTCTCCGATCCCTACCCTCTTCTCAATCATGGCTGTCAATGTTCTTTTTGTAGACATGCTCGGAGCGGCTGACCACCGTGAACAGCCGTACTTCGGGGACGCCTATCAACAGCTCGACTTTGCCGATAACGAGGTAACCGTCCTCCCGTAGCTGGTCATAGAAATTACGCATGACCGCGGACTGACCTTTGCGGTCAAGATAGATAAGGACGTTCCGACACATGATTATGTCACAGCGCCCGAAATCGGGTTTTTCAAAAAGGTCGAGGTGTTTGAAGTCGACCAGCGACCGCAGCGATCCGTCGATCGTATAAGATTGTTTCTCCTCCTGAAAATATTTCCGTCTGATATCGGGAGCCATATACTGGAACGCTGAGACAGAGAATTTCCCAAGCCTTGCTTTAGCCAGGACACCGTCGTCGATATCAGTACCGTGGATCCTTACGCGGTCCTGCATATGGACCTCGGTAGCAATGATCGCAAGAGAATAGGCTTCCTCACCCTGCGCGCACCCCGCGCTCCAGAAGGTAAGACCGTGCCGGCCACCGAACTCAGACACGATCAGCTGCCTTACGTATTCAAAGGTCTCGGGATTGCGGAAAAAATATGAAAGATTGATGGTCAGTGCGTCCTTGAGCAGCGCAAACTCGTTTTCATGGTTGATAAGATAACTGTGATAGTCACTGAATGATTCCAGCCCCAGTAATCTCATCCGTGCCTTCAGGCGGCGTGCCAGTGGTCGTTCTTTGTAGCTTTGAAGATGAAATGCGGTTTTTTTCTCAATAAATTTTATGAGCGCGTAGAAACTGTCTTCCACCGTTGGGATTAATTGCCCCCGGCCGTTTCTCGGGATTTTTTCAATATCTCGATGTTTTTTTGGATCACCGGCTGCTGAGGATTCAGATGCTGAGCCTGTTCCCATAAGCTGAGCGCTGAATCAGCATCGCCCTGTCGGAGAGCAATATTGCCCATTTTGAATAAGGCGTCCCAATCCCGTTTATCCGCGGGGATCCGCTCGTATAATTCCCGTGCCGCGCCGAGGATCTGCGCTTCATAATAGAAATCCGCCAGGTTCCGGACCAATTGAACGGCATCGGGATTTTCCTCCAGTGCCTGACGGTAAAGTTTTTCCGCTTCTTCCGGCTTGGCCATCGCCTCCAGGAACACGGCAAGGTTGTTCTTGAACGCTGCCGTGCGCGGGAATTTATCGATCGCCTCATGCAGCAGTATGGCCGCTTTCGGCATGTCATGCTGCTTCGCGCGGGTCAGGGATAGATAAATATACGGTGTTATATATTCCGGCGCTTTT contains:
- a CDS encoding protein-glutamate O-methyltransferase CheR encodes the protein MGTGSASESSAAGDPKKHRDIEKIPRNGRGQLIPTVEDSFYALIKFIEKKTAFHLQSYKERPLARRLKARMRLLGLESFSDYHSYLINHENEFALLKDALTINLSYFFRNPETFEYVRQLIVSEFGGRHGLTFWSAGCAQGEEAYSLAIIATEVHMQDRVRIHGTDIDDGVLAKARLGKFSVSAFQYMAPDIRRKYFQEEKQSYTIDGSLRSLVDFKHLDLFEKPDFGRCDIIMCRNVLIYLDRKGQSAVMRNFYDQLREDGYLVIGKVELLIGVPEVRLFTVVSRSEHVYKKNIDSHD
- a CDS encoding tetrahydrofolate dehydrogenase/cyclohydrolase catalytic domain-containing protein, coding for MAKLLNGKETSEKMRSEMKVEVARLKEKYNLTPGLAVILVGDHPPSVSYVKSKEQACADIGVLSKKYKFAADYPQTDLLKLIDDLNRDPSVHGILVQVPLPGHVDEKKVLYAIDPAKDVDGFHPVNIGKMMIGGDCFLPCTPFGIQQLMLQNGIDVGGKHVVIVGRSNIVGKPLAMMLIQKKRGANATVTICHTGTKDLARHVGQADILVLAAGKPNTVTADMISDGAVVIIVGQNWIEDKTKKSGFRVIGDVDFEAASHKASAITPVLGGVGPMTITMLMHNTILSAKRHAGID
- a CDS encoding PrsW family glutamic-type intramembrane protease, with product MALILLLVALAPGFFLLWYFWHRDRYEPEPKKKIILTFILGAVMVIPAILIEVLLERGANALAAGVLNIFLVSFIVVAPTEELLKFFVIKQWVYNSVEFDEVMDGIVYAVSTSLGFATLENIFYVFQHGISTGIIRAFLAVPGHAFYAAIMGYYLGLAKFAPCKKGRLILTGILLAIFFHGLYDFLLFTKTALAVLVIPLIIALGFIVRKNVKTAEVQSKTRLDEENKCS
- the cheB gene encoding chemotaxis-specific protein-glutamate methyltransferase CheB → MKKKVLIVEDSILMQRVIGDIINTCDDFEVCGYARDVTEGWAKFIKTKPDIVTLDYELPGENGLVLLTKIMQSYSVPILMLSAHTKEGAELTIRSLAMGAVDFFTKPSGPISIDIYQYRDILVQKLRTVADAKVPVLGDRAAVVRIEKQSRYIVGVAASTGGVRALNYLIPSLPEKSGLRILIVQHMPKFFTATLAAHLNERASFVVKEASSGDALLPDEVLVAPGGMHLRITRDGESVQLTDEPTIHGVKPSADILFDSMAAVLGKRAIGIVLTGMGHDGAAGLKKIKDQGGITIVQDPRQAAIQSMPQAAIDQGTVDFILPLELIPKKIMELIHHE
- a CDS encoding chemotaxis protein CheD; translated protein: MIEKRVGIGDVKVEQGDIVLTAYGVGSCVVIILYNEQKRVGGLAHVLLPAGNDHSWKYPRGAVMELIRGFGRFGVSASEAVAKIVGGATMFENFLKQAIGKRNVNETRDELKKANIPIVAEDVLGSWGRTVLFNIGTGTVTVKSYRHGEKVL
- a CDS encoding tetratricopeptide repeat protein: MSDDLKKRIEALQQLIKTGGPDQENAIREEIKRLFIDVASAIKSLTASQEQLKKIATEFKNRKSASGDVAKFYSFVKSRTSAELDMATLLDRGWNLICIEDYEEAGKVLQQALGIDPKNIRALGLMGLILMNKEKYDQAMMYFQQVITGDPENAFALNNLGYICYKKGIWGEAIEHLTKAAKQKKDKMASLYANFYLGLVYYERTMYTDAVRFFEQALKLGSNLQEAHYYMGCTEMKRYEFEKAVQHFENCMKIDINSRYGRMAKEEADKIRPLIKPEILLKKNQRDDPVQDR
- a CDS encoding inositol monophosphatase family protein, which codes for MTRFRTDRRSLRPIREAACLIVRRTGDLIRRASSEQKTIRYKSEVDLVTQFDRRSQTMLLTELRHRFPGFGVLSEEAIDIKGSSAIRWVIDPLDGTTNFAHNLPIWALSVGLEIESEIVIGIVYDPTRNELFSAIRHGGAYLNGKRIHVSSTRRLEQSLLVTGFPYDVRRSRINNLDHFARFAVRAQAVRRLGSAALDLCYTACGRFDGYWELKLSPWDQAAGSLILRESGGHISDFKGRSFNIYGNEVLGTNGLIHRQMMRVLRS
- the mtnA gene encoding S-methyl-5-thioribose-1-phosphate isomerase; its protein translation is MGPGIKTISYSATRNEIIVLDQTRLPGRVSFVALRTPEDVFQAIRKLMVRGAPLIGVAAAYGVVLAAKKGNLREILHAADLIRSARPTAVNLSWAIERMKTAAMASLSPGKNRGSVSTMLLQEARNIENEDKTACRRIGRFGARLIKNGMKVMVYCNAGALATSGIGTALGVLYTARRQRKRFSVYACETRPLLQGARLTTWELNRAAIEAFCICDNMAAAFMPQIGCILVGADRVAANGDTANKIGTRGLAIIAKYHRVPIYVVAPVSSFDLHTACGCGIPIEQRPEEEITTINDARITAAGTHIRNPAFDITPASLITAFVSDRGIISPPFRKNIKQRLSRT